A stretch of Acidimicrobiales bacterium DNA encodes these proteins:
- a CDS encoding GNAT family N-acetyltransferase, translating to MSDGAEPITIRRAGTDDLELVVARRIAFFGDTRGWTIDEMPADFVVANRAFIERTHGHTFLSWLAEADGGCVGIVSAVVSDAPPRPEDLRHLDAYIVNMHVDRDHRTRGVGRLLVDACMAECEAMGVRRFSLFTTEDGRPLYESVGFSDHYGWMNHYVSADSAQ from the coding sequence ATGAGCGACGGGGCGGAGCCGATCACGATCCGGCGAGCGGGGACGGACGATCTCGAACTCGTCGTCGCCCGTCGCATCGCCTTCTTCGGCGACACGCGGGGTTGGACGATCGACGAGATGCCGGCTGACTTCGTCGTCGCCAACCGGGCGTTCATCGAACGAACCCACGGCCACACGTTCCTTTCGTGGCTGGCCGAGGCCGACGGCGGCTGTGTCGGCATCGTCTCCGCCGTGGTCTCCGATGCACCACCGCGGCCCGAGGACCTGCGCCATCTCGATGCCTACATCGTGAACATGCACGTCGACCGGGATCACCGCACCCGAGGCGTGGGGCGGCTCCTGGTCGACGCCTGCATGGCCGAGTGCGAGGCGATGGGCGTGCGCCGGTTCAGTCTCTTCACGACCGAGGACGGACGCCCCCTCTACGAGTCGGTCGGCTTCTCCGACCACTACGGGTGGATGAACCACTACGTCAGCGCCGACAGCGCCCAGTAG
- a CDS encoding AzlD domain-containing protein, with protein sequence MSALLVFLVAALGVYALRTSMIVSGIGERLDAVWTARLGLVSPVMVTSLVASSLFLDGGARCGPVGAEVVAVLAAAWAVRRTGTLAASFAVGFPTYWALSALT encoded by the coding sequence ATGAGCGCACTCCTCGTCTTTCTCGTCGCGGCGCTCGGTGTCTACGCGCTGCGGACCTCGATGATCGTGAGCGGTATCGGCGAGCGGCTCGACGCCGTGTGGACCGCTCGGCTGGGGCTGGTGTCGCCGGTCATGGTGACCTCGTTGGTCGCCTCATCGCTGTTCCTGGACGGCGGCGCACGCTGCGGGCCGGTCGGCGCCGAGGTGGTGGCCGTGCTCGCGGCCGCGTGGGCGGTTCGGCGCACCGGCACGCTGGCCGCCTCGTTCGCCGTCGGCTTTCCGACCTACTGGGCGCTGTCGGCGCTGACGTAG